From Gimesia panareensis, the proteins below share one genomic window:
- a CDS encoding helix-turn-helix domain-containing protein — protein sequence MAKRADILVRFGQRVRELRKEQGYSQENFAYACELDRTYVGGIERGERNLSLRNIERIAETLDISLAELMEGV from the coding sequence ATGGCAAAACGAGCAGACATACTGGTGAGATTTGGACAGCGGGTCCGGGAACTGCGCAAAGAGCAAGGTTACTCGCAGGAGAATTTTGCCTACGCTTGTGAGCTGGATCGGACCTACGTCGGCGGGATCGAACGGGGGGAGAGGAATCTTTCCCTGCGGAATATCGAGCGGATCGCCGAGACACTCGACATCAGCCTGGCAGAGCTTATGGAGGGGGTTTGA
- a CDS encoding phospholipase D family protein has product MKLLTTANEINDTLYRLVKQCQSCQIAVAWASTGTKPFERLRDHQDKIERMVVGTHFYQTDPSFIEAFMQHANVRFVRTTDGVFHPKMYFFWLQGESWACVVGSPNFTAGGLGGNEEVATLITDADDGADEALAQITSAISRYWQLASPITDKQLEAYRQAWRRKKPVLKRLRGKFGIPDDDSDDSGKPPLDVPILTKTWEQFFNEVKSEKDHHTLPGRLDVIRGTRALFAEYHQFQDIDQIGRRKIAGLIDDADAGVNYLWFGSMKGAGKFWKAINDNDPHLSSAIDLIPATGVITRDVYLAYIDEYRRAFPEGRHGIATATRLLAMKRPDYFVCFDARNEEGLCDAFGISRNVGYEVYWDSVIERIVESSWWNVPCPQADQERDVWLARAAFLDSLYYDGKGL; this is encoded by the coding sequence ATGAAACTTCTTACGACGGCCAACGAGATCAATGACACCCTTTACAGACTGGTTAAGCAGTGCCAGTCGTGTCAGATCGCCGTTGCCTGGGCGTCAACTGGAACCAAGCCCTTCGAGCGACTTCGTGACCATCAAGACAAGATCGAGCGGATGGTCGTCGGTACGCATTTCTATCAGACCGATCCGTCGTTCATCGAGGCGTTCATGCAGCACGCCAACGTCCGGTTCGTGCGAACAACCGATGGCGTTTTTCATCCCAAGATGTACTTCTTCTGGCTCCAAGGTGAATCCTGGGCATGTGTTGTCGGTAGCCCAAACTTCACTGCGGGCGGACTTGGCGGCAACGAAGAAGTGGCCACGTTGATTACCGACGCTGATGATGGAGCAGACGAAGCTCTGGCGCAGATCACATCGGCGATCAGTCGGTATTGGCAGCTTGCCTCACCAATCACTGATAAGCAGTTGGAAGCATACCGGCAGGCGTGGCGCAGAAAGAAGCCAGTGCTGAAGCGACTTCGAGGAAAGTTTGGCATCCCCGATGACGATTCGGATGACTCTGGCAAGCCACCGTTGGATGTGCCCATTCTCACGAAGACCTGGGAGCAGTTCTTCAACGAAGTTAAGTCCGAGAAAGATCACCACACGCTTCCCGGTCGCTTAGATGTGATCCGAGGCACGAGGGCGTTATTCGCCGAGTACCATCAATTCCAAGACATCGACCAGATCGGGCGGCGGAAGATTGCAGGGCTGATCGACGATGCAGACGCCGGCGTGAATTATCTATGGTTTGGCAGTATGAAAGGCGCTGGAAAGTTCTGGAAGGCGATTAACGATAACGATCCACATCTCTCATCGGCGATCGATCTGATTCCGGCTACAGGTGTGATCACGAGGGATGTATATCTAGCTTACATCGATGAGTATCGTCGGGCGTTTCCAGAGGGACGGCATGGGATTGCGACCGCCACACGGTTGTTGGCCATGAAACGCCCCGATTACTTTGTGTGCTTCGACGCACGTAATGAAGAAGGGCTGTGCGATGCTTTTGGAATCAGCCGCAATGTAGGCTACGAAGTCTATTGGGATTCGGTGATCGAGCGCATTGTGGAATCTAGCTGGTGGAATGTTCCCTGTCCTCAAGCAGACCAAGAAAGGGACGTGTGGCTCGCACGAGCAGCCTTCCTCGACTCACTTTACTACGATGGAAAGGGACTGTAA
- a CDS encoding Swt1 family HEPN domain-containing protein, translating into MAKSNREKIGDAIILFKSGIKPFVERELQAHYGDDWKKQVTESLRFDPGNDWDTWAYLSAMWENWNQVFRNTLGHVERSIVSELRDVRNRWAHEKPFSSDDTYRAMDSMERLLEAVSAGDVALAVNQQKMEVMRLKLAEQTRHDAKRRAAGATEGNPASGLPSWRDVIEPHVDVASGNYQQAEFAADLHQVFTNRATDEYGDPIEFFRRTYITQGLRDLLTNSLKRLVQGKGDPVVALQTNFGGGKTHSMLALYHLFSGTPASQLPNVDELISALGIEELPTVKRSVLVGQYLSPGEVHKMPDGTKVHTLWGEMAWQLAGKEGYKLVKQADESGTNPGRSLIKLFDMAGPCLILIDEWIAYARQLYEKHDLPAGSFDTQFTFAQALTEAAADSKNTFVVVSIPSSDIELGGTAGKEALTRMENVVARKEATWQPASSEEGFEIVRRRLFKPIGSDDLFRQRDTVVRAFIETYRAGGKDFPSEASTADYEKRMKAAYPIHPDLFDRLYTEWSTLDRFQRTRGVLRLMAAVIHELWEQGDQNLMILPGMLPLHQPAVTKELVRYLEPSWPVIVETDVDGPDSTPLTIDRENSNLGRFSAARRVARTVFLGTAPMRGTANRGKDIRQINLGCVQPGESTATFGDALRRLQNKARYLHTDGERTYYDPAQNISRDAESRKDDFSIESVHERISKLIKNTERDKAEFEKLHPCPSSPSEVVDEPSARLVIFQPSETHTSNSTDSAAIKQADAFLNSRGSGPRIYRNMLVFVAPDHTRITELEDAVRWSMAWEAIYSKREELDLNQSQIRTADAKRKEWEGVVGQRISETYCWLIVPTQLKSSEPVSHEAFRLRGSDSIAERASKKLADQGALVTVYGSNLLKMVLDGIPLWRGNHVLVKQLCEDFAQYLYLPRLRNDRVLLASIQQGISMLLWEDDGFAYAQDFDADRNRYVGLCAGRSTQVSADHTSLVVKAEVAAAQLATATTAGGTGPATTGRSVGDPDSATTTTSGGDTTSIEPVQVKPTRFYGSVTLDATRLGRDAGRISEEVLSHLASLQGARAEVTLDIEVRIPDGVPDNVVRTVTENCRTLKFDNQGFEVE; encoded by the coding sequence ATGGCGAAAAGCAATCGAGAAAAGATCGGCGATGCGATCATACTGTTCAAGAGCGGCATTAAACCGTTCGTGGAACGGGAACTACAAGCCCATTACGGCGACGACTGGAAAAAACAGGTTACAGAGTCCCTGCGCTTTGATCCGGGCAACGACTGGGATACGTGGGCCTATCTGTCGGCGATGTGGGAGAATTGGAATCAGGTTTTCCGCAACACGCTCGGTCACGTCGAACGTAGCATTGTGTCAGAACTACGTGATGTCCGAAACAGGTGGGCTCACGAGAAGCCGTTCTCGTCCGACGACACATACCGAGCGATGGACAGTATGGAACGACTGCTGGAAGCTGTCTCCGCAGGCGATGTTGCTTTGGCCGTCAACCAGCAGAAAATGGAAGTCATGCGTCTAAAGCTGGCCGAGCAGACACGCCACGACGCCAAGCGACGCGCTGCCGGTGCCACCGAAGGTAATCCCGCCAGCGGCCTGCCATCGTGGAGAGACGTCATCGAACCGCACGTCGATGTTGCTTCGGGCAACTATCAGCAGGCCGAGTTTGCCGCCGACCTGCATCAGGTTTTCACCAACCGTGCAACCGACGAATACGGCGACCCGATCGAGTTCTTCCGCCGCACCTACATCACTCAGGGGCTACGTGACCTGCTGACGAATTCGCTGAAGCGACTGGTTCAAGGCAAGGGTGATCCGGTGGTTGCACTGCAAACGAACTTCGGTGGCGGCAAGACACACTCGATGCTCGCGCTGTACCATCTGTTTTCCGGCACTCCTGCCAGTCAGCTACCCAACGTCGACGAACTGATTTCGGCACTCGGCATCGAAGAACTGCCGACGGTTAAACGGAGTGTGCTCGTTGGCCAATATCTGTCGCCGGGTGAAGTCCACAAGATGCCGGACGGTACCAAAGTCCACACGCTGTGGGGTGAAATGGCGTGGCAACTTGCTGGCAAGGAAGGCTATAAGCTCGTCAAACAGGCCGACGAAAGCGGCACAAATCCCGGCCGGTCGCTGATAAAACTCTTTGACATGGCTGGACCGTGCCTGATCCTCATCGACGAATGGATCGCCTACGCGCGGCAACTTTACGAAAAGCACGACCTTCCCGCCGGTAGCTTCGACACGCAATTTACGTTCGCCCAGGCATTGACAGAAGCGGCAGCTGATTCCAAGAACACGTTCGTTGTCGTGAGTATCCCTTCATCAGACATTGAGCTCGGCGGCACAGCGGGTAAAGAAGCCCTGACCCGCATGGAGAACGTCGTGGCACGTAAGGAAGCCACCTGGCAGCCAGCCAGTAGCGAAGAGGGTTTCGAAATTGTCCGCCGCCGATTGTTCAAACCGATTGGTTCGGACGATCTGTTCCGCCAGCGGGACACTGTCGTGCGGGCTTTCATCGAAACATACCGGGCTGGAGGTAAAGATTTCCCCTCAGAAGCAAGTACCGCTGACTACGAAAAGCGTATGAAAGCAGCTTATCCAATTCATCCTGATCTGTTCGATCGGCTCTACACCGAATGGTCAACACTCGACCGTTTTCAGCGAACCCGAGGTGTGCTGCGGTTGATGGCTGCGGTGATTCACGAATTGTGGGAGCAAGGTGACCAGAACTTAATGATCCTACCGGGCATGCTGCCACTGCATCAGCCTGCTGTCACGAAGGAGCTGGTTCGATACCTTGAACCATCATGGCCAGTGATTGTGGAAACGGACGTTGATGGCCCTGATTCAACTCCGCTGACGATCGACCGCGAGAACTCGAATCTCGGCCGGTTCTCGGCGGCACGACGAGTGGCCCGCACGGTGTTTCTCGGCACGGCGCCCATGCGCGGCACGGCGAATCGGGGGAAGGATATTCGTCAGATCAATCTCGGCTGCGTTCAACCTGGCGAAAGTACCGCCACCTTCGGAGACGCCCTGCGGCGGCTGCAGAACAAGGCTCGTTACCTGCACACTGATGGTGAGCGAACCTATTATGATCCCGCTCAGAACATCAGCCGTGACGCGGAGTCGCGTAAAGACGATTTCAGCATCGAATCAGTTCACGAGCGGATTTCAAAACTCATCAAAAACACCGAACGAGACAAAGCCGAATTTGAGAAACTGCATCCATGCCCCTCGTCTCCTTCTGAAGTTGTTGACGAACCGTCCGCTCGTTTGGTGATTTTCCAGCCCAGTGAGACACACACGTCGAACAGCACGGACTCAGCAGCCATCAAACAGGCAGATGCCTTCCTCAACTCTCGTGGCTCAGGGCCGCGAATCTACCGGAATATGCTGGTGTTCGTCGCACCGGATCACACGCGGATCACCGAGCTGGAAGATGCTGTGAGATGGAGCATGGCTTGGGAGGCCATCTATTCTAAGCGCGAAGAACTGGACCTGAACCAATCGCAGATTCGGACAGCGGACGCGAAACGCAAGGAGTGGGAAGGCGTCGTCGGACAGCGAATCAGCGAAACGTATTGCTGGCTGATCGTGCCAACGCAATTGAAGTCCAGCGAGCCAGTCAGCCACGAGGCATTTCGACTACGGGGATCGGATTCCATAGCAGAACGCGCATCGAAGAAGCTCGCCGACCAGGGAGCATTGGTTACCGTCTACGGTAGCAACCTGCTGAAGATGGTTCTTGACGGCATCCCATTGTGGCGTGGAAACCACGTTCTCGTGAAGCAGCTTTGTGAAGACTTCGCTCAGTACCTCTACCTTCCGCGTCTCAGAAACGATCGTGTGCTACTGGCTTCAATACAGCAGGGAATCTCGATGTTACTGTGGGAAGACGACGGCTTCGCCTACGCTCAGGACTTTGACGCCGACAGAAACCGATACGTTGGTCTCTGTGCAGGTCGAAGCACGCAGGTCTCTGCAGATCACACGAGCCTGGTGGTCAAAGCTGAAGTTGCGGCGGCGCAGCTTGCCACAGCGACAACCGCTGGCGGCACCGGTCCGGCAACTACAGGCCGGTCAGTCGGCGATCCGGATTCAGCCACTACGACAACTTCAGGCGGTGACACAACGTCCATTGAACCAGTTCAAGTCAAGCCAACACGCTTTTATGGAAGTGTCACGCTTGATGCGACTCGCCTTGGCCGTGACGCCGGACGCATCTCCGAGGAAGTTCTCAGCCATCTGGCCAGCCTTCAGGGGGCCAGAGCCGAAGTCACCCTCGATATCGAAGTTCGAATTCCGGACGGCGTCCCCGACAACGTCGTCCGCACCGTCACCGAAAACTGCCGCACATTGAAGTTTGATAATCAGGGGTTTGAGGTGGAATGA
- a CDS encoding DUF1156 domain-containing protein, with translation MTGKYRKKLIEVALPLDAINKESAREKSIRHGHPSTLHLWWARRPLAACRAVLFSSLVNDPGDDPMYSIDPEIEATERAKLFDLIEELVKWENSNDPRVINAARLEIARSIAANKVADKELKDDTPLVANAPQLPEEQAKYLPEPPAEYTAHDIRWKMPSLKPEQVNHFLAYYAPPVLDPFAGGGSIPLEAQRLGLRAYASDLNPVPVLINKALIEIPPKFAGMPPVNPKSQEGKLKTKVWRGAEGLADDVRYYGQWMRDEAEKRIGHLYPKVKVTEEMATDRSDLKPYVGKELTVIAWLWCRTIATQDPSLDRTHVPLVSSFYICRKTGNEAWVKATVDRESREYHFEVQAGKPPAGTEGELRSGTKVARGKFGCLLSGQPFAPSYVKEEGNKGNLKHRLLAIVLAGNRRRLYLSPEFAGKIDIPVCDFLCDSPCPEISGYFNPPIYGLKTIGSLFSPRQRFALKTFGDLVSDATEQVLADGADVDYARAVATCLALGVSRMANRLTSCSIWHTGGQKVEQIFSEQGVPMAWDFAEANPFSGATGSWDGSLEWIPRCLENSPNGVGIAYQSDAASPPRFEGTCMVSTDPPYYSSITYADFSDFFYPILRHALREQYPDLFATMLTPKAEEAVAAWHRFDGDREAASRHFTQKLGSCFRRIQGLTVPDTPVTIYYAFKQTELESEDGLVTAWESILRVVLDNGLGVVHTWPMRTEQTSGRKAQKNVLASSVVLVCRPRSDELSIVTRRDFANALRSELPDAIKYLQSSNVAPVDLAQASIGPGMAVFSRYQQVVNADGLPMSVREALQMINQVLDESLNEQEADFDSETRFAVRWFEQYGENDGPFGDAETLAKAMAVAVSGVVEAGILASKGGKVRLLKRDQLDANWNPATDKRSTIWECTQHLIRRLEEEGESAAAQLLADIQQAKGSEAGEVARELSYRLYSTCERKSRAAEARSYNGLVVSWPEISRMARDLKNNAPKAEQRTMFGEES, from the coding sequence ATGACAGGAAAGTATCGAAAGAAACTGATCGAAGTGGCTCTGCCGCTGGATGCTATCAATAAGGAATCGGCTCGAGAGAAGTCGATTCGGCATGGGCATCCGTCGACACTGCATCTGTGGTGGGCGCGGCGGCCGCTGGCGGCTTGCCGGGCGGTGCTGTTTTCGTCGCTGGTCAACGACCCAGGCGACGATCCGATGTACAGCATCGATCCAGAGATCGAGGCTACAGAACGGGCCAAGCTGTTTGACCTGATCGAGGAACTGGTCAAATGGGAGAACAGCAACGATCCGCGAGTCATCAACGCGGCGAGGTTGGAGATCGCCCGCAGCATCGCCGCCAACAAGGTGGCCGACAAGGAATTGAAGGACGACACCCCGCTGGTGGCCAATGCGCCGCAACTGCCGGAGGAACAGGCGAAGTATCTTCCAGAGCCGCCTGCCGAGTACACGGCCCACGACATTCGCTGGAAGATGCCGTCGCTGAAGCCGGAGCAGGTCAACCACTTTCTGGCTTATTACGCTCCGCCGGTACTCGATCCATTTGCCGGCGGCGGTTCGATCCCGCTGGAAGCCCAGCGACTGGGGCTGCGGGCCTACGCCAGCGATCTGAACCCGGTCCCCGTCCTGATCAACAAGGCCCTCATTGAGATCCCGCCGAAATTCGCCGGGATGCCGCCGGTAAATCCCAAGTCTCAAGAGGGAAAGCTGAAGACCAAAGTCTGGCGCGGTGCAGAGGGGCTCGCAGACGATGTACGATATTACGGCCAGTGGATGCGCGATGAGGCGGAGAAACGAATCGGGCATCTGTATCCTAAGGTAAAAGTCACGGAGGAAATGGCTACCGACCGATCCGATTTGAAGCCGTATGTCGGCAAGGAGTTGACCGTCATCGCGTGGCTATGGTGTCGAACAATCGCGACGCAAGATCCGTCGCTCGATCGAACGCATGTTCCGCTTGTTAGTTCGTTCTACATTTGCCGCAAAACTGGAAATGAAGCTTGGGTCAAGGCGACGGTGGATCGTGAATCACGTGAGTATCACTTCGAGGTACAAGCCGGAAAGCCCCCTGCTGGAACTGAGGGAGAGCTACGAAGTGGGACCAAGGTTGCGCGCGGTAAATTCGGCTGCCTGTTGAGTGGACAGCCATTTGCGCCTAGTTACGTGAAAGAGGAAGGTAACAAAGGTAATTTGAAGCATCGCCTCCTGGCGATCGTTCTCGCTGGAAATCGCCGACGCCTATATCTTTCACCCGAATTCGCTGGCAAAATCGATATCCCAGTGTGCGACTTCCTATGCGATTCACCCTGTCCAGAGATTTCTGGATATTTCAATCCCCCAATCTACGGGCTCAAGACGATTGGTTCTCTGTTTTCCCCTCGTCAGCGGTTTGCGCTCAAGACGTTTGGAGACCTTGTCTCGGACGCAACCGAACAAGTTCTGGCAGATGGAGCTGACGTTGACTATGCAAGAGCCGTTGCTACCTGCCTTGCACTCGGTGTCAGTCGTATGGCGAATCGTTTAACGTCCTGTAGCATCTGGCACACGGGAGGGCAGAAAGTCGAGCAGATCTTTTCCGAACAAGGCGTACCAATGGCGTGGGACTTCGCAGAAGCAAATCCTTTCAGCGGTGCAACCGGAAGTTGGGATGGCTCGTTGGAATGGATTCCTCGTTGTTTGGAAAACTCACCAAACGGAGTCGGAATTGCCTATCAATCCGATGCAGCGTCACCGCCACGCTTTGAAGGGACCTGCATGGTTTCGACTGATCCGCCTTATTACTCAAGTATTACGTACGCTGATTTCTCTGACTTTTTTTATCCGATTCTTCGACATGCTCTGCGCGAACAATATCCAGATCTATTTGCCACAATGCTGACTCCTAAGGCCGAAGAAGCTGTTGCAGCTTGGCATCGCTTCGATGGAGACCGCGAAGCAGCATCGCGACACTTTACTCAGAAGCTCGGATCGTGCTTCCGTCGAATTCAAGGTCTAACAGTCCCAGACACGCCGGTTACGATCTACTATGCCTTCAAACAAACAGAGTTGGAGTCGGAAGACGGCCTAGTGACTGCGTGGGAGAGTATTCTTCGTGTCGTGTTAGACAACGGGTTGGGAGTGGTTCATACGTGGCCGATGCGGACTGAGCAAACTTCCGGGCGCAAAGCACAGAAGAACGTGCTGGCATCATCCGTCGTGTTGGTTTGTCGTCCTCGTTCCGACGAGTTGTCGATTGTGACTCGTCGGGACTTCGCGAATGCCCTACGATCCGAACTGCCCGATGCGATTAAGTATCTGCAATCATCGAACGTGGCTCCAGTGGACCTAGCTCAGGCTTCGATCGGGCCGGGGATGGCGGTGTTCAGCCGCTACCAGCAGGTGGTCAATGCCGACGGTTTGCCGATGTCCGTCCGCGAGGCTCTTCAGATGATCAATCAGGTGCTGGATGAATCGCTCAATGAGCAGGAAGCAGACTTTGATTCGGAAACGCGTTTCGCCGTCCGCTGGTTCGAACAGTATGGTGAGAATGACGGCCCCTTTGGTGATGCGGAGACATTGGCCAAGGCGATGGCTGTGGCCGTCAGTGGTGTTGTCGAAGCCGGTATCCTCGCCAGCAAAGGGGGTAAAGTCCGGTTGCTCAAACGCGACCAGCTCGATGCAAACTGGAATCCGGCTACCGACAAACGCTCGACGATCTGGGAATGCACCCAGCATCTGATTCGCCGTCTGGAAGAAGAGGGTGAGTCTGCCGCCGCTCAGTTGCTGGCAGATATCCAGCAGGCGAAAGGGAGCGAAGCCGGCGAAGTGGCCCGCGAGCTTTCCTACCGTCTCTACAGCACTTGCGAACGCAAGAGTCGGGCCGCCGAGGCTCGCAGTTACAATGGACTCGTCGTGAGTTGGCCGGAAATCAGCCGGATGGCGCGCGACCTGAAGAATAATGCTCCTAAAGCCGAACAGCGAACGATGTTCGGCGAAGAATCATAA
- a CDS encoding ATP-binding protein: MTDVQMLEQWMQDTEGENLEFKEARNRYDFEELTKYCVALANEGGGKIILGVSDDRPRQVVGSNAFNQPERTRAGLNQRLHLGIRFDEILHPDGRVLVFDIPSRPVGIAIQYDGRYLVRDGDSLVGMSGERLRDIIAESGHDFSADVCEGLTIDDLEDSAIEEFRQRWIDKSGNGNLQSLSREQLLSDIEATVDGSPTYAALILFGSQAAFGRYLANAEVTYEYRSSNASGPAQKRLEFREGFFQWYDQLWEQINERNDLQHFQVGPFVLDVPTFHERGIREAILNAVSHRNYQLGGNVFVRQYPNRIEVVSPGSLPVEVRLETILYRQSPRNRRIADIFTKCGLVERSGQGMNLMFESAIQHSKSLPDFTGTDNYQVSITLHGVMQNPEFVRFLREFDDDVKDSLSTDEWLVLDQLSREQPLPDELLVCTDRLIELGMIVRAARGSFILAESYYRSIGREDTFRRLRENEVLKERLEAHISEHAVDGCSVGELVDLLPGLTRDQVRALLDELRGEERVHLRGSRRWARWHPGPAPDDGEGI; the protein is encoded by the coding sequence ATGACTGATGTGCAAATGCTTGAGCAGTGGATGCAGGACACCGAAGGTGAGAACCTCGAATTCAAGGAGGCACGCAACCGCTACGACTTCGAAGAACTGACGAAGTATTGCGTGGCCCTTGCAAACGAAGGTGGTGGCAAGATCATTCTCGGCGTATCCGATGATCGGCCTCGCCAGGTCGTTGGCTCAAATGCATTCAATCAGCCTGAGCGCACGCGTGCTGGGCTGAATCAGCGATTGCATCTGGGCATCAGGTTTGACGAAATCTTGCACCCAGATGGTCGAGTTCTCGTTTTTGATATTCCAAGCCGTCCGGTCGGAATCGCCATTCAATACGACGGTCGATATCTGGTTCGTGACGGTGACAGTCTGGTCGGTATGTCAGGCGAGCGACTGCGGGACATCATTGCTGAATCGGGACATGATTTCTCAGCAGACGTGTGCGAAGGTCTGACGATCGACGATCTGGAAGATTCGGCAATCGAGGAATTCCGGCAGCGCTGGATCGACAAGAGTGGCAACGGTAACCTTCAGAGCCTGTCGAGAGAACAGCTTTTATCGGACATCGAAGCCACCGTCGACGGGAGCCCCACATACGCAGCGCTGATCCTGTTCGGTTCGCAGGCAGCGTTCGGTCGGTATCTGGCCAACGCCGAAGTCACTTACGAATATCGTTCCAGCAATGCCTCTGGCCCGGCTCAGAAGCGACTGGAGTTCCGAGAGGGGTTCTTTCAGTGGTACGACCAGCTCTGGGAACAGATCAACGAACGCAATGACCTGCAGCACTTCCAGGTCGGTCCGTTTGTGCTGGATGTTCCTACGTTCCACGAGCGCGGTATTCGCGAAGCGATCCTTAACGCAGTCAGCCACCGAAACTATCAGCTCGGTGGCAATGTTTTCGTGCGGCAGTATCCGAACCGGATCGAAGTCGTCAGTCCCGGTAGCCTTCCCGTGGAAGTCCGGCTTGAGACGATTCTTTATCGACAGTCACCGCGCAATCGGCGTATTGCTGACATCTTTACGAAGTGCGGGTTAGTCGAGAGGTCCGGTCAGGGAATGAACCTGATGTTCGAGTCAGCGATTCAGCACAGCAAGTCGCTGCCTGACTTCACCGGCACGGATAACTATCAGGTTTCCATTACTTTGCATGGTGTGATGCAGAATCCGGAGTTTGTTCGTTTCCTGCGAGAGTTCGATGATGATGTCAAGGACTCACTCAGCACCGATGAATGGCTCGTGCTGGACCAACTCAGCAGAGAACAGCCTCTACCCGATGAGTTGTTGGTATGCACGGATCGACTGATTGAACTGGGAATGATCGTCCGGGCAGCACGTGGCAGCTTCATTCTGGCTGAATCGTATTACAGGTCCATCGGTCGAGAAGACACGTTTAGACGGTTGCGTGAGAACGAAGTACTCAAGGAACGGCTGGAGGCACACATTTCAGAGCACGCAGTGGACGGTTGTTCTGTTGGTGAGCTTGTTGATCTCCTGCCGGGTTTGACCCGAGATCAAGTGCGGGCGCTGCTGGATGAACTCCGTGGTGAGGAACGTGTCCATCTCAGAGGCAGCCGCCGCTGGGCACGTTGGCATCCTGGTCCGGCACCAGACGATGGGGAGGGAATATGA